One Paenibacillus crassostreae DNA segment encodes these proteins:
- a CDS encoding sugar phosphate isomerase/epimerase family protein yields the protein MDNKLRIGTLVQGGNAVQVIPQIVSHGFESFNPTFWQTTGDTDLTEMAKRLRALADEHDFVISAISVFGNPLTGEGDNADTLASWERLIDHAHLFGTNIVSGFTGRLTGQSIDESIPKFKEVFGELTRRAADKGVRIAFENCDMGGTWATGDWNIAHNPVAWELMFNAVPEDNIGLEWEPCHQMVSLIDPIPQLRKWVNKVFHVHGKDATIAWDVVKEQGVHGKEPFVWHRTPGFGDTNWSDIITILRQNGYQGTIDIEGWHDPVYRDELEMTGQVHGLNYLKHCRGGDFVPNPV from the coding sequence ATGGATAATAAATTACGCATTGGGACACTAGTTCAGGGCGGAAACGCAGTTCAGGTTATTCCACAAATCGTATCGCATGGATTCGAATCCTTCAACCCGACCTTTTGGCAAACGACAGGGGATACAGATCTTACAGAAATGGCGAAGCGTTTACGTGCGCTTGCGGACGAGCATGATTTTGTAATATCAGCAATTAGTGTTTTTGGCAATCCATTAACAGGCGAAGGAGATAATGCTGACACGCTTGCAAGTTGGGAACGTCTCATTGATCATGCACATCTATTCGGAACGAACATTGTATCCGGGTTCACAGGTCGTCTCACTGGGCAATCGATTGATGAATCTATTCCTAAATTCAAGGAAGTATTCGGAGAGTTGACACGCAGAGCGGCGGATAAAGGTGTTCGTATTGCTTTTGAGAACTGTGATATGGGAGGAACTTGGGCAACTGGTGATTGGAATATTGCACATAACCCAGTAGCTTGGGAGTTGATGTTCAATGCCGTTCCTGAAGATAATATTGGATTAGAGTGGGAGCCTTGTCATCAAATGGTGAGCTTAATTGATCCCATTCCACAGCTACGCAAATGGGTCAACAAAGTGTTCCACGTACATGGTAAAGATGCAACAATTGCATGGGATGTTGTCAAAGAGCAAGGTGTGCATGGAAAGGAACCATTCGTTTGGCATCGGACACCTGGCTTTGGCGATACCAATTGGTCGGATATTATTACGATTCTCAGACAGAATGGCTATCAAGGAACCATTGATATCGAGGGCTGGCATGATCCAGTCTATCGGGATGAATTGGAAATGACCGGTCAAGTGCATGGCTTGAATTATTTGAAACACTGCCGTGGTGGAGACTTTGTTCCAAATCCAGTATAA
- a CDS encoding Gfo/Idh/MocA family protein: protein MTIKHRVIIAGCGGMANTWVDYAKGRADTEIVGLVDIKEQFAMAMAERKDLTCPTFTDLKQAIIDTGANIVFDVTIPSSHYTVSRSALELGCHVFAEKPLAESMGDCVDIVRISELAGKTHAVMQNRRFDPRIRAYRNLINEGTIGKLGFMGADFFIGAHFGGFRDAMESPLLLDMAIHTFDQARFIGGADPVSVYCHEFNPPGSWYAGHAMAICIYEMSDGSVFNYRGSWCAEGVPTSWEASWRVTGEHGTAIWDGLGEPYAEVVAAGDQSGNFIRNYERVKGKLVDMKHTFHQGCLDEMFASLEDGRKPETDCSDNIYSMAMVLAALESAKTGRKVLVADFMDIP from the coding sequence GTGACAATAAAGCATCGAGTGATCATAGCCGGTTGCGGCGGGATGGCCAATACATGGGTGGACTATGCGAAGGGTAGAGCAGATACGGAGATTGTTGGATTAGTTGATATTAAGGAGCAGTTCGCAATGGCAATGGCGGAACGCAAAGATCTAACTTGCCCGACATTTACAGATCTTAAACAAGCTATTATAGATACCGGAGCGAACATAGTCTTTGATGTTACGATTCCGTCCAGTCACTATACGGTGAGTAGATCTGCGCTTGAACTTGGATGTCATGTCTTTGCCGAGAAACCGTTGGCAGAGTCTATGGGGGATTGCGTCGATATCGTTCGCATTTCGGAGTTGGCTGGTAAGACACATGCCGTCATGCAGAATCGCCGCTTCGATCCGCGCATACGTGCATACCGTAATCTTATCAATGAAGGAACTATTGGCAAACTGGGCTTCATGGGAGCAGACTTTTTTATCGGTGCACATTTCGGCGGCTTTCGTGATGCTATGGAAAGTCCGTTGCTACTCGATATGGCGATTCATACATTCGATCAAGCGCGGTTCATTGGTGGCGCAGATCCGGTATCCGTCTACTGCCATGAATTCAATCCCCCCGGTTCTTGGTATGCAGGTCATGCAATGGCTATCTGCATCTATGAAATGTCTGATGGCTCAGTATTTAACTACCGTGGTTCGTGGTGTGCTGAAGGCGTGCCTACATCATGGGAAGCATCCTGGCGAGTGACGGGTGAGCATGGTACAGCAATCTGGGATGGTCTTGGAGAACCGTATGCGGAGGTGGTTGCTGCTGGCGATCAGTCCGGTAATTTCATTCGTAATTACGAACGAGTAAAGGGCAAGCTTGTTGACATGAAGCACACGTTCCACCAAGGCTGTCTGGATGAGATGTTCGCTTCACTTGAAGATGGTCGTAAACCAGAAACAGACTGCAGCGACAATATATATAGCATGGCAATGGTCCTTGCTGCCCTTGAAAGTGCAAAGACCGGTCGCAAAGTACTGGTCGCTGACTTCATGGATATTCCTTGA
- a CDS encoding H-type small acid-soluble spore protein, producing the protein MDVKRAMDIFNDKATIAVQLDGEDPVWIEHVDEVHGMATVQVGSRPTNTHTVSVDRLAEVEKL; encoded by the coding sequence ATGGATGTTAAAAGAGCAATGGATATCTTCAACGATAAAGCGACGATTGCTGTTCAATTAGATGGTGAAGATCCAGTCTGGATAGAGCATGTGGATGAAGTTCATGGTATGGCTACCGTGCAGGTGGGGTCACGTCCGACCAATACGCACACGGTGAGTGTAGATCGGCTTGCTGAAGTAGAGAAATTGTAA